In a single window of the Limnochorda sp. L945t genome:
- the coaBC gene encoding bifunctional phosphopantothenoylcysteine decarboxylase/phosphopantothenate--cysteine ligase CoaBC encodes MEREQQGPGPEQRGARLPEDRPLEGRTVLVGVTGGIAAYKAVEVVRRLALWGAEVHVLMTRAATQLIGEATFRELSYRPVITDLFEPHPEVVMSHVTLARRADLLCVCPATADVIAKMAAGIADDALTTTYLACSAPTLVVPAMNSAMYEHPATQENLGRLRARGVTIVGPARGRLATGHEGLGRMEEPEHVLEEVRRILYPVKDLRGRRILVTSGPTREPLDPVRFLSNRSSGKMGHAIARLARWRGADVVLVTGPTALEPPFGVETVRVETGEQMRQACLDRAGEADAVVMAAAVADFRPRSPAPTKIKKDDLVAHSAPLLTVALEPTPDILQELARRRRPGQILVGFAAETGDLEALARRKLAAKGVDLIVANDVTRPGAGFESDTNAALLLGADGTRVDVPLVTKEALAERILEWVAARLGR; translated from the coding sequence ATGGAGCGAGAGCAGCAGGGTCCAGGGCCAGAGCAGCGGGGCGCCCGATTACCGGAGGATCGCCCGCTTGAAGGGCGCACCGTGCTGGTCGGGGTGACCGGCGGTATCGCGGCGTACAAGGCGGTCGAGGTGGTGCGCCGGCTCGCCCTGTGGGGCGCGGAGGTCCACGTCCTCATGACCCGGGCGGCCACGCAGCTGATCGGGGAGGCGACGTTCCGGGAGCTCTCCTACCGTCCCGTCATCACGGACCTGTTCGAGCCCCATCCCGAGGTCGTGATGAGCCACGTGACCCTGGCCCGCCGAGCCGATCTCCTGTGCGTTTGTCCCGCCACGGCCGACGTCATCGCCAAGATGGCGGCCGGCATCGCCGACGACGCGCTCACGACCACCTACCTCGCCTGCAGCGCCCCGACCCTGGTGGTGCCCGCCATGAACAGTGCCATGTACGAGCACCCGGCCACCCAGGAAAACCTCGGCCGCCTGCGCGCGCGAGGCGTCACCATCGTCGGCCCGGCGCGGGGGCGGCTTGCCACCGGACACGAGGGGCTCGGCCGCATGGAAGAGCCCGAGCACGTGCTCGAAGAGGTCCGCCGCATCCTGTATCCGGTCAAGGACCTCCGGGGCCGGCGGATCCTGGTGACGTCAGGCCCCACCCGGGAGCCCCTCGACCCCGTTCGTTTCCTGAGCAACCGCTCGAGCGGGAAGATGGGCCACGCCATCGCCCGCCTGGCCAGGTGGCGGGGCGCCGACGTCGTCCTCGTGACCGGCCCCACGGCGCTGGAGCCGCCCTTTGGCGTGGAGACGGTGCGCGTCGAGACGGGCGAACAGATGCGCCAGGCGTGCCTCGACCGCGCCGGGGAAGCCGACGCCGTCGTCATGGCGGCAGCGGTGGCCGACTTCCGGCCTCGTTCTCCGGCGCCGACCAAGATCAAGAAGGACGATCTGGTCGCGCACTCCGCTCCGCTGCTCACCGTCGCCCTCGAGCCGACGCCTGACATCCTGCAGGAGCTTGCCCGGCGACGCCGGCCGGGCCAGATCCTCGTGGGGTTCGCCGCGGAGACGGGCGATCTCGAAGCCCTGGCCCGCCGCAAGCTGGCCGCCAAGGGCGTCGACCTCATCGTGGCCAACGACGTGACCCGTCCCGGCGCCGGCTTCGAGTCCGACACCAACGCCGCGCTGCTGCTGGGAGCCGACGGGACCCGGGTCGACGTGCCCCTCGTCACCAAGGAGGCCCTCGCCGAGCGCATCCTCGAATGGGTGGCCGCCCGCCTCGGGCGTTAG
- a CDS encoding inositol monophosphatase family protein, translated as MAKLADDIPTFMETARMAAERAGRLLREHWQEFLAAGIGFKGPVDLVTEGDRRSEAAIVEIIRSRHPDHDLLTEERGALGEGADHRWLVDPLDGTTNYAHGFPVFAVSVAVEYRGQLQAAAVYEPVSERSYVAGRGRGAWRNGRRLTVSTVEELDRSLLATGFAYDLREAEEETNLDHFDHFSRAAQGIRRLGAAAMDLCWVAEGWLDGFWEYRLHPWDVAAGILLVEEAGGRVTGFRGEALDLRQLRLVNIVASNGRIHDAMLRVLEQGRTGMRGTPGGG; from the coding sequence GTGGCCAAGCTTGCCGACGACATCCCGACGTTCATGGAGACGGCCAGGATGGCGGCCGAGCGCGCCGGGCGGCTCCTGCGGGAGCACTGGCAGGAGTTCCTGGCGGCGGGCATCGGCTTCAAGGGGCCCGTGGATCTGGTGACGGAGGGAGACCGGCGGTCCGAGGCTGCCATCGTGGAGATCATCCGTTCCCGGCATCCGGACCACGATCTTTTGACCGAGGAGCGAGGCGCCCTGGGCGAAGGGGCCGACCACCGGTGGCTCGTGGATCCGCTGGACGGCACGACCAATTACGCCCACGGGTTTCCCGTCTTCGCCGTCTCCGTGGCGGTCGAGTACCGGGGGCAGCTCCAGGCGGCGGCCGTCTACGAGCCGGTGAGCGAGCGCTCGTACGTCGCCGGCCGGGGCCGGGGTGCCTGGCGCAACGGGCGGAGGCTCACGGTCTCCACGGTCGAGGAGCTGGACAGGAGCCTGCTCGCCACGGGGTTTGCCTACGACCTGCGGGAGGCCGAGGAGGAGACCAACCTCGATCACTTCGACCACTTCTCCCGAGCCGCGCAGGGGATCCGCCGGCTCGGCGCGGCGGCGATGGACCTGTGCTGGGTGGCCGAGGGGTGGCTGGACGGGTTCTGGGAGTACCGCCTGCACCCCTGGGACGTGGCGGCCGGGATCCTGCTGGTCGAGGAGGCCGGGGGCCGGGTGACGGGCTTCCGGGGGGAAGCGCTGGACCTGCGCCAGCTGCGCCTGGTCAACATCGTCGCCTCCAACGGGCGCATCCACGACGCGATGCTGCGGGTGCTGGAGCAGGGGCGGACGGGGATGCGCGGCACCCCTGGGGGCGGGTGA
- a CDS encoding P1 family peptidase: MGHWSDPQSATGCTVLIFPRGAVGAVDVRGSAPGTRETDVLRPGNLVARIQAVLLTGGSAFGLDAASGVMAWLEERGWGFETPGGPVPLVVGAVLFDLDIGDGRRRPGPGEGRAACEDALREGLAPARQGNVGAGCGATVGKLWGPAYRMKGGLGVAGGQLPGGFAMAAVAAVNCAGNVVDPATGRWVAGAWDRERRAPVSGEPAAGALGARQATTLAAVVTDLPLSSADLQRVASMAHDGIARAVVPAHTLWDGDTIFALSTREPGSDGTRPYGGMDRAYAVSAAGQTAAELVALAILHGVRAAQALFGTPAAGDIGEDR; encoded by the coding sequence ATCGGGCACTGGTCGGATCCGCAGTCGGCTACCGGGTGTACCGTTCTCATCTTTCCCCGGGGCGCGGTGGGGGCGGTGGACGTGCGCGGCAGCGCGCCCGGCACCCGGGAGACGGACGTCCTGCGGCCGGGCAATCTGGTAGCGCGCATCCAGGCGGTGCTCCTTACCGGCGGCAGCGCGTTCGGGCTCGACGCGGCGTCGGGCGTCATGGCGTGGCTGGAAGAGCGGGGTTGGGGGTTCGAGACGCCCGGAGGGCCGGTGCCGCTCGTCGTTGGGGCGGTGCTCTTCGACCTCGACATCGGGGATGGCCGGAGGCGGCCCGGGCCAGGCGAAGGGCGGGCCGCCTGCGAGGACGCGCTCCGGGAGGGGCTGGCCCCGGCCCGGCAGGGCAACGTGGGCGCCGGCTGCGGCGCCACGGTGGGCAAGCTGTGGGGGCCGGCCTACCGGATGAAGGGCGGCCTCGGGGTGGCGGGCGGGCAGCTTCCCGGCGGGTTCGCCATGGCGGCCGTGGCGGCCGTCAACTGTGCCGGCAACGTGGTGGACCCGGCCACCGGTCGGTGGGTGGCTGGTGCGTGGGATCGGGAGCGCCGGGCGCCCGTGAGCGGAGAGCCGGCCGCAGGCGCGCTGGGGGCCCGGCAGGCCACCACCCTTGCCGCGGTGGTGACCGACTTGCCGCTCTCGAGCGCCGACCTGCAGCGGGTGGCGAGCATGGCCCACGACGGCATCGCCCGGGCCGTGGTGCCCGCGCATACCCTGTGGGACGGGGATACCATCTTCGCCCTCTCCACCCGGGAGCCCGGCTCGGACGGCACCCGTCCTTACGGCGGGATGGATCGGGCCTACGCGGTGTCGGCGGCCGGGCAGACGGCTGCCGAGCTCGTGGCCCTGGCCATCCTCCACGGGGTGCGGGCGGCGCAGGCGCTGTTCGGTACGCCCGCGGCCGGCGACATCGGAGAGGATCGGTAG
- a CDS encoding HDIG domain-containing metalloprotein → MTSTPHSDHRPSREEAWRLLNEWTQNPNLIKHALAVEAAMRAYARRFGGDEELWGLAGLLHDMDYERFPQLEVHPLKAVEALKARQYPAEVVDAILGHNSHHGHPRTTPMARALFACDELTGFVTAVALVRPSKSLDDVTVESVKKKFKDKAFARGVHREEIFQGAEELGVPLDEHIQTVIDAMRSIKDELGLDGRAP, encoded by the coding sequence TTGACATCCACCCCGCACAGCGACCATCGGCCCAGCAGAGAAGAAGCGTGGCGGCTGCTCAACGAGTGGACCCAAAATCCCAACCTCATCAAGCACGCCCTCGCCGTGGAGGCTGCCATGCGGGCGTACGCCCGGCGTTTCGGCGGCGACGAGGAGCTGTGGGGACTGGCCGGCCTGCTGCACGACATGGACTACGAACGCTTCCCGCAGCTGGAGGTCCACCCCCTGAAGGCGGTCGAGGCCCTGAAGGCCCGCCAGTACCCGGCCGAGGTCGTCGACGCCATTTTAGGCCACAACAGCCATCACGGCCACCCGCGCACCACGCCCATGGCCAGGGCGCTGTTCGCCTGCGACGAACTCACGGGCTTCGTCACGGCGGTCGCGCTGGTCCGCCCCTCGAAAAGCCTGGACGACGTCACGGTAGAGTCGGTCAAGAAGAAGTTCAAGGACAAAGCCTTTGCGCGGGGCGTCCACCGGGAAGAGATTTTCCAGGGGGCGGAGGAGCTCGGCGTCCCCCTGGACGAGCACATCCAGACGGTAATCGACGCGATGCGAAGCATCAAGGACGAGCTGGGCCTCGACGGCCGGGCGCCCTGA
- a CDS encoding SDR family NAD(P)-dependent oxidoreductase codes for MGLSAGGRECPFSLDGQVVLVTGAGRGIGRAVALGAAALGAHVAVMARTAAQVREVARQAEAYGVHAVALPGDVRRRADVEVAVEAAWSSLGPIDVLVNNAGAFEAHEFLATPYEKWRGLVEDNLAGAFHCTQVVAARWVRARRAGRVVNVSSVNGSFGVGWSSAYNVAKSAIDELTRTWAVELAPYGIVVNAVAPGFIDTAMARARGESDFETEAFRRFYVGERRIPLARPGTPEEVAGAVLFFASPACRYVTGQVLAVDGGLSITY; via the coding sequence GTGGGCCTCTCGGCGGGCGGGCGTGAGTGCCCGTTTTCGCTGGACGGCCAGGTCGTCCTGGTGACGGGCGCCGGGCGGGGCATCGGGCGAGCCGTGGCGCTGGGGGCCGCCGCCCTTGGGGCCCACGTGGCGGTCATGGCCCGCACCGCCGCACAGGTGCGGGAAGTGGCCCGGCAGGCGGAAGCGTACGGCGTGCACGCGGTGGCCTTGCCGGGAGACGTGCGCAGGAGAGCCGACGTCGAGGTGGCCGTGGAGGCGGCATGGTCTTCGCTCGGCCCCATCGACGTGCTGGTCAACAACGCGGGCGCCTTCGAGGCCCACGAGTTCCTGGCGACTCCCTACGAGAAGTGGCGGGGGCTGGTCGAGGACAACCTGGCGGGCGCCTTCCACTGCACGCAGGTCGTGGCCGCCCGCTGGGTCCGGGCGCGCCGGGCGGGCAGGGTGGTCAACGTCTCCTCCGTCAACGGCTCGTTTGGCGTGGGATGGTCGTCCGCCTATAATGTGGCCAAGAGCGCCATCGACGAACTCACGCGGACGTGGGCGGTGGAGCTCGCTCCGTACGGCATCGTGGTCAACGCCGTCGCGCCCGGATTCATCGACACGGCGATGGCCAGGGCCCGGGGGGAGAGCGACTTCGAGACCGAGGCGTTCCGCCGGTTTTACGTGGGAGAGCGGCGCATCCCGTTGGCCCGCCCGGGTACCCCCGAGGAGGTGGCGGGCGCGGTGCTCTTCTTCGCCTCACCGGCCTGCCGGTACGTGACGGGCCAGGTGCTGGCCGTCGACGGGGGGCTGTCCATTACTTACTGA
- a CDS encoding rhomboid family intramembrane serine protease, translating into MYQWGLIPARLWGLADGNWAQISAAGVALPPAWLTIFTSMFIHAGWLHVGANMLYLWIFGDNVEDRLGHGRYLLFYLLGGTAAALLQSLVAAGATVPTVGASGAVAGVLGAYWLLYPWARVSTLVPIFFFITVVQIPAGIFLLFWFVIQIWNGALAVTAAPTLVGGVAWFAHIGGFLTGLLLIKWWRVERRPPLPYGW; encoded by the coding sequence TTGTACCAGTGGGGTCTCATACCGGCGCGCCTGTGGGGGCTGGCCGACGGCAACTGGGCACAGATCAGCGCGGCCGGCGTCGCGCTCCCTCCGGCCTGGCTCACCATCTTCACGTCCATGTTCATCCACGCCGGCTGGCTTCACGTCGGCGCCAACATGCTGTACCTCTGGATCTTCGGGGACAACGTCGAGGACCGCCTGGGGCACGGCCGTTACCTGCTCTTCTACCTGCTCGGCGGTACCGCTGCGGCCTTGTTGCAGTCGCTCGTCGCCGCCGGCGCCACCGTGCCGACCGTGGGAGCGAGCGGAGCGGTCGCCGGGGTGCTGGGGGCGTACTGGCTGTTGTACCCGTGGGCCCGGGTGAGCACGCTCGTGCCCATCTTCTTCTTCATCACGGTGGTGCAGATCCCCGCGGGCATCTTCTTGCTCTTCTGGTTCGTGATCCAGATATGGAACGGGGCTCTGGCGGTCACCGCCGCCCCGACCCTGGTCGGGGGAGTGGCGTGGTTCGCCCATATCGGAGGCTTCTTGACGGGGCTCCTGCTGATCAAGTGGTGGAGGGTCGAGCGGCGCCCCCCGCTCCCGTACGGTTGGTGA
- a CDS encoding FmdB family zinc ribbon protein has translation MPTYEYQCDRCGRFEAFQAITESPLERCPTCGGPVRRMISRNINILFKGSGFHVTDYRSSSYKEAAKKEQSTVSTSTGSD, from the coding sequence ATGCCGACCTATGAGTACCAGTGCGACCGGTGCGGGCGCTTCGAGGCCTTCCAGGCCATCACCGAGTCTCCGCTCGAGCGGTGCCCGACGTGCGGTGGGCCCGTGCGCCGCATGATCAGCCGCAACATCAACATCCTCTTCAAGGGCTCCGGGTTTCACGTAACCGACTACCGCAGCAGTTCGTACAAGGAAGCCGCCAAGAAAGAGCAGTCCACGGTCAGCACCTCGACCGGCTCCGACTGA